The Medicago truncatula cultivar Jemalong A17 chromosome 4, MtrunA17r5.0-ANR, whole genome shotgun sequence genome includes a region encoding these proteins:
- the LOC25481186 gene encoding UDP-glucose flavonoid 3-O-glucosyltransferase 7, with product MNLFAKAEDSVSSTTMDKPLKLYFIPYLAAGHMIPLCDIASLFASRGHFVKIITTPSNAQILPKSNNFNVHTFQFPSQEVGLPDGIENLSSVTDLDSSNRIFQATTLLREHIENFVEQEPPDCIVADFLFPWVDELANKLHIPRFAFNGFSLFTICAMESLKSQPLPEDASGSFVIPNFPYDIIINSKPPAESKSFIDPLLTIALKSHGFIINSFVELDGEECVEYYERTIGHKAWLLGPASLVRKTTQEKANRGEKSTLSVQKFLTWLNSKRDNSVLYICFGTFCYFPDKQLYEIASALEELNCEFIWVVPEKKGKENESEAEKEKWLPKGFEERTKGMIVRGWSPQVVILGHSAIGAFLTHCGWNSITEAVSAGIPMITWPVHSDQFYNETLITQVHGIGVEVGADEWLTIAFRDMEKLIGRDRIKKALRRLMDSGDEAIQIRRRAQEIAKIAKHVVQEGGSSHDNLTALIDELKQLRDNKGLN from the coding sequence ATGAACTTGTTTGCAAAGGCAGAAGACAGTGTCTCATCCACAACAATGGACAAACCACTCAAACTTTACTTCATTCCATATCTAGCAGCAGGTCACATGATCCCTCTTTGTGACATTGCCTCTCTCTTTGCTTCACGTGGCCACTTTGTTAAAATCATCACCACTCCTTCAAACGCTCAAATCCTACCCAAATCCAACAACTTCAACGTTCACACCTTTCAATTCCCTTCCCAAGAAGTTGGCCTCCCGGACGGCATTGAAAACCTGTCCTCTGTCACAGACCTTGACAGCTCCAACAGAATCTTTCAGGCCACTACACTGCTCCGCGAACACATTGAGAATTTCGTGGAACAGGAACCACCTGATTGCATCGTAGCGGATTTTTTATTCCCTTGGGTGGATGAGCTGGCAAACAAGCTTCACATTCCGAGATTTGCCTTCAACGGTTTCTCACTATTTACCATATGTGCCATGGAATCCCTTAAATCACAACCTCTCCCTGAGGATGCTTCTGGTTCTTTTGTTATTCCGAATTTTCCTTACGATATCATCATTAATTCAAAACCACCTGCGGAGTCAAAATCATTCATTGATCCGCTACTCACTATAGCCCTTAAAAGCCATGGTTTCATCATCAACAGCTTTGTAGAGCTCGATGGAGAAGAGTGTGTTGAGTATTATGAGAGAACCATCGGTCACAAGGCTTGGCTTCTTGGCCCAGCATCTCTTGTTCGCAAAACCACTCAAGAGAAAGCAAATAGGGGAGAAAAGAGCACGTTGAGTGTGCAAAAGTTCTTAACTTGGCTCAACTCAAAGCGAGATAACTCAGTACTCTACATATGCTTTGGAACCTTTTGCTATTTCCCTGATAAACAATTGTATGAGATTGCAAGTGCACTAGAAGAATTAAATTGTGAATTCATATGGGTTGTCCCAGAGAAAAAGGGGAAAGAGAATGAGAGTGAAGCGGAGAAGGAAAAATGGCTCCCTAAAGGATTTGAAGAGAGGACTAAGGGGATGATTGTAAGGGGCTGGAGCCCACAAGTGGTTATCTTGGGCCACTCCGCTATAGGTGCATTTTTGACACATTGTGGGTGGAACTCTATAACCGAGGCTGTTAGTGCAGGAATTCCAATGATCACATGGCCAGTACATAGTGATCAATTCTATAACGAAACGTTGATAACTCAGGTGCATGGGATTGGAGTGGAAGTCGGTGCAGATGAGTGGCTTACCATTGCTTTTCGGGACATGGAAAAGCTAATAGGGAGAGATCGTATAAAGAAGGCTTTAAGGAGGTTGATGGACAGTGGTGATGAAGCCATTCAAATAAGACGTAGAGCTCAAGAGATTGCAAAAATAGCTAAACATGTTGTTCAAGAAGGTGGCTCATCCCATGATAATTTGACGGCTTTGATTGATGAGCTTAAGCAATTAAGAGACAATAAGGGACTTAATTAA
- the LOC25490699 gene encoding uncharacterized protein, whose amino-acid sequence MLGPSASGFGWNDATKTIVVEKEVYRQWCKSHPNATGLFGKPFPHYERLHTVFGKDKACGDTSEDPADHAYNIVKEFFPSSPRNEFDIDLNLGEENFESQISETATYNTTQVPSQVNQSQRDVTSNRSGKSAAKRAKHTDDVSDSLLSSLNKLGEFYAGSVENIKQLTSCFMHEKLTADRRNQVVSLLKEIEGLSAVDVVRAGMVITKDNNLCDYFFTMDTPELKKEFVHIVLKNNGSE is encoded by the exons ATGTTGGGTCCAAGTGCAAGTGGTTTTGGATGGAATGATGCTACGAAGACGATTGTAGTAGAGAAGGAAGTTTACAGACAATGGTGCAAG TCCCATCCTAATGCAACTGGCTTGTTTGGAAAACCATTTCCTCACTATGAGAGATTGCATACTGTATTTGGAAAAGATAAAGCATGTGGTGATACATCTGAAGATCCAGCAGATCATGCTTATAACATAGTGAAAGAATTTTTTCCATCATCACCAAGGAATGAATTTGACATTGATTTGAATCTAGGTGAAGAGAACTTTGAATCACAAATATCTGAAACAGCTACCTATAATACTACTCAAGTACCAAGTCAAGTAAATCAATCACAACGTGACGTTACATCAAATAGGAGTGGAAAGAGTGCAGCTAAAAGGGCTAAGCATACTGATGATGTTTCTGATAGTTTATTATCTTCATTGAATAAGTTAGGTGAGTTTTATGCTGGAAGCGTGGAGAATATTAAACAACTCACGTCTTGTTTTATGCACGAGAAGCTCACAGCTGATAGGAGGAACCAAGTTGTCTCtcttttaaaagaaatagaAGGATTGTCCGCTGTTGATGTGGTAAGGGCTGGTATGGTTATCACTAAAGACAATAACCTTTGTGACTACTTTTTCACTATGGATACTCCTGAACTTAAGAAGGAATTTGTGCAcattgttttaaaaaacaatGGTTCTGAGTAG